One segment of Bradyrhizobium sp. WD16 DNA contains the following:
- a CDS encoding chromate transporter codes for MTAESPTIAIAERPGPGALFKGFLGLGMMGFGGVLPLARRMLVEERRWLDPAEFTELLGLCQFLPGGNVINLSVAVGLRFGGVPGAFASLLGLIAAPTAILIVLGAVYDRFSDDPHVRHLFAGLAAAAAGLLVAMAARIAWPIRRDAGAIAVAGLCFVAIAVLRLPLLPTMVVMASLGALLASWRLR; via the coding sequence ATGACCGCCGAATCCCCGACCATCGCCATCGCCGAACGCCCCGGCCCTGGCGCCCTGTTCAAAGGCTTTCTCGGCCTCGGCATGATGGGTTTCGGCGGCGTGCTGCCGCTGGCCCGGCGCATGCTGGTGGAAGAACGGCGCTGGCTCGACCCGGCGGAATTCACCGAGCTGCTTGGCCTGTGTCAGTTCCTGCCCGGCGGCAACGTCATCAATCTCTCCGTCGCCGTGGGGCTGCGGTTCGGCGGCGTGCCGGGGGCATTCGCTTCCCTGCTCGGGCTGATCGCGGCGCCGACCGCCATCCTGATCGTGCTCGGCGCGGTGTACGACCGTTTCAGCGACGATCCGCATGTCCGCCACCTGTTCGCCGGCCTCGCCGCCGCCGCGGCCGGCCTCCTCGTCGCCATGGCGGCACGGATCGCCTGGCCGATCCGGCGCGACGCCGGCGCAATCGCCGTTGCCGGCTTGTGCTTCGTGGCGATCGCCGTGCTGCGGCTGCCGCTGCTGCCGACCATGGTGGTCATGGCCTCGCTCGGCGCCCTCCTTGCATCGTGGAGGCTGCGGTGA
- a CDS encoding chromate transporter has translation MSVLVALALIFAQLSLLAFGGGNTILPEMQRQIVDVHHWMSARDFSAMFALAQAAPGPNMMVVTLIGWHVAGWPGVVVASIAKFGPCSLLTGLVLQVWDRFKDHRWRRIVQAGLIPVTIGLVAASAALITAASDHEWILAAITAASAAVMIATRLHPLWVLAAGALIGLTGVGLP, from the coding sequence GTGAGCGTGCTGGTCGCACTGGCGCTGATCTTCGCCCAGCTCTCGCTGCTGGCTTTCGGCGGCGGCAATACCATCCTGCCGGAAATGCAGCGGCAGATCGTCGACGTCCATCACTGGATGAGCGCCCGCGATTTCAGCGCCATGTTCGCCCTGGCCCAGGCCGCGCCGGGTCCGAACATGATGGTGGTGACGCTGATCGGCTGGCATGTCGCCGGATGGCCGGGCGTGGTGGTGGCCTCGATCGCCAAATTCGGCCCCTGCTCGCTGTTGACCGGCCTGGTGCTGCAGGTCTGGGACCGCTTCAAGGATCACCGCTGGCGCCGCATCGTCCAGGCCGGGCTGATACCGGTGACCATCGGCCTCGTCGCCGCCAGCGCCGCGCTGATCACCGCCGCCTCCGATCACGAATGGATCCTTGCCGCGATCACCGCGGCGAGCGCCGCGGTGATGATCGCGACGCGGCTGCATCCGCTCTGGGTGCTGGCCGCCGGCGCCCTGATCGGGCTCACCGGGGTCGGACTGCCGTAG
- the pyrE gene encoding orotate phosphoribosyltransferase, translated as MSKSAARARLADIIATRSFGRGEITLASGRKSDFYFNLKPTMLDPEGAALLADLTYEALKDDHFDYVGGLEMGAVPLAGAIAQLSWMKGHPIAAFFVRKKPKEHGARLAIEGLAKGESLKGKRIVIVEDVTTTGGSAVKALDAVREAGGEVALVFTMVDREEGATETFRDAGVPFRSLYKASEFLAR; from the coding sequence GTGTCCAAATCCGCCGCCCGTGCCCGCCTCGCCGACATCATCGCCACCCGGTCCTTCGGCCGCGGCGAAATCACCCTGGCCTCGGGCCGCAAGAGCGACTTCTACTTCAACCTGAAGCCGACGATGCTCGATCCGGAAGGCGCCGCGCTGCTGGCGGATCTCACCTACGAGGCGCTGAAGGACGATCATTTCGACTATGTCGGCGGCCTCGAAATGGGCGCGGTGCCGCTCGCCGGCGCCATTGCCCAGCTGTCCTGGATGAAGGGCCATCCGATCGCGGCGTTCTTCGTCCGCAAGAAGCCGAAGGAGCACGGCGCCCGGCTTGCCATCGAGGGCCTCGCCAAGGGCGAGAGCCTCAAGGGCAAGCGCATCGTCATCGTCGAGGACGTCACCACGACCGGCGGCTCGGCGGTCAAGGCGCTGGACGCGGTGCGCGAAGCCGGCGGCGAGGTGGCGCTGGTGTTCACCATGGTGGACCGCGAGGAAGGCGCCACCGAAACCTTCCGTGACGCCGGGGTTCCCTTCCGCTCGCTCTACAAGGCCTCGGAATTCCTGGCCCGCTGA
- a CDS encoding sodium:proton antiporter: MPPRLFILLTAICCGGMATPARAAADHGLDGRHLGWFWAVPFVGILLTIATGPLLFRKLWHRHYGKLATAWSAAVLVPIALIHGPVPAVAALLHAALGEYLSFIALIFALYVVAGGILVTGNLRGTPLVNCIILAFGTAIASVVGTTGAAMILIRPLLRANENRPVNAHVVVFFIFLVCNIGGALSPLGDPPLFIGYLNGVDFFWTAKRLWPHTLLVAGLVLAVFAALDLLMWLREPHPKVPEPKLAVKVHGLVNLALIALIVAAILVSALWHPGVSFDVFGTELALQNVARDVSLFALAGLSLWLTPDEHRAANEFSFEPIREVAVLFAAIFICIVPVLAMLGAGASGPFAGLLALVTSASGAPRDVVYFWLTGALSGFLDNAPTYLVFFGLAGGDAGQLMTTYASTLAAISMGAVYMGALTYIGNAPNFMVYAIASERGIEMPGFFGYMLWSGAVLLPVFALLSAIAI; encoded by the coding sequence ATGCCGCCGCGGCTCTTCATTCTCCTGACCGCAATCTGCTGCGGGGGGATGGCGACGCCTGCGCGGGCCGCGGCCGATCACGGCCTCGACGGCCGCCACCTCGGCTGGTTCTGGGCGGTGCCGTTCGTCGGCATTCTGCTGACCATCGCGACCGGGCCGCTGCTGTTCCGCAAGCTCTGGCACCGCCACTACGGCAAGCTGGCGACGGCCTGGAGCGCGGCGGTGCTGGTGCCGATCGCGCTGATCCATGGCCCGGTTCCGGCCGTCGCGGCGCTGCTTCACGCCGCGCTCGGCGAATATCTCAGCTTCATCGCCCTGATCTTCGCGCTTTACGTCGTCGCCGGCGGCATCCTGGTCACCGGCAACCTGCGCGGCACGCCGCTCGTCAATTGCATCATCCTGGCCTTCGGCACCGCGATCGCCAGCGTCGTCGGCACCACCGGCGCGGCCATGATCCTGATCCGGCCGCTGTTGCGCGCCAACGAGAACCGGCCGGTCAATGCCCATGTGGTGGTGTTCTTCATCTTTCTCGTCTGCAATATCGGCGGCGCCCTGTCGCCGCTCGGCGATCCACCGCTGTTCATCGGTTATCTCAACGGCGTCGACTTCTTCTGGACGGCCAAGCGGCTCTGGCCCCACACCTTGCTGGTCGCCGGGCTGGTGCTTGCGGTGTTCGCGGCGCTCGACCTCCTGATGTGGCTGCGCGAGCCGCATCCGAAGGTGCCGGAGCCGAAGCTGGCCGTGAAAGTTCACGGCCTCGTCAACCTCGCCCTGATCGCGCTGATCGTCGCCGCCATCCTGGTGTCGGCGCTCTGGCACCCCGGCGTCTCGTTCGACGTCTTCGGCACCGAACTGGCGCTGCAGAACGTCGCCCGCGACGTCTCGCTGTTCGCGCTCGCCGGCCTGTCGCTGTGGCTGACGCCCGACGAGCACCGCGCCGCCAACGAGTTCAGCTTCGAGCCGATCCGCGAGGTCGCGGTGCTGTTCGCGGCGATCTTCATCTGCATCGTGCCGGTGCTGGCGATGCTCGGGGCCGGCGCCAGCGGGCCCTTCGCCGGCCTGCTGGCGCTGGTGACCTCGGCCTCCGGCGCACCGCGCGACGTGGTCTATTTCTGGCTGACCGGCGCGCTGTCGGGCTTCCTCGACAACGCCCCGACCTACCTCGTGTTCTTCGGCCTCGCCGGCGGCGACGCCGGCCAGCTCATGACCACCTATGCCTCGACCCTCGCCGCGATCTCGATGGGCGCAGTCTACATGGGCGCCCTGACCTATATCGGTAACGCCCCGAACTTCATGGTCTACGCCATCGCCAGCGAGCGCGGCATCGAAATGCCCGGCTTCTTCGGCTACATGCTGTGGTCGGGCGCGGTGCTGCTGCCGGTCTTCGCCCTGCTGTCCGCCATCGCCATTTGA
- a CDS encoding SLC13 family permease has protein sequence MGHTATQVYFGLNPMWISTAVLLITYALIMTEQVNRAIVALLGAGLMVVVGVLDQAEALRGVDWNTLGLLTGMMILVSISRRSGVFQYLAVRAAQLARAHPAGILLLLQVTTAALSALLDNVTTVLLVVPITLAIARQLEVAPYPFLFAEIFASNIGGTATLIGDPPNILIGSQAGLTFNDFVVHLTPIILLIMAVQALIIHLLWGRGMRAKADAEARVMAMVAADTIEDRKLLKQSVVIIAAVMLGFIFAHQLHLEPATIAMVGAAALMLLDNWAHHSEKASHNIHQTFSDVEWITIFFFIGLFIVVHGVEIGGLLTLFANQLVAVTGGRLATTGYAILWASAVLSAFVDNIPFVATMIPLIKTMAPAFGGVDHIQPLWWSLSLGACLGGNGTLIGASANLTVAGLGDRNGVPFRFLTYSLYAFPMMLLSVAICHVYLWWRYF, from the coding sequence ATGGGGCACACGGCCACGCAGGTGTATTTCGGTCTCAATCCGATGTGGATTTCGACCGCCGTCCTGCTGATCACCTACGCGCTGATCATGACCGAACAGGTCAACCGCGCCATCGTCGCCCTGCTCGGCGCCGGGCTGATGGTGGTGGTCGGCGTGCTCGATCAGGCCGAGGCGCTGCGCGGCGTCGACTGGAACACCCTCGGGCTGCTCACCGGCATGATGATTCTGGTGTCGATCTCGCGGCGCTCGGGCGTGTTCCAGTATCTCGCCGTGCGCGCGGCGCAGCTGGCGCGGGCCCATCCGGCCGGCATCCTCCTGCTGCTGCAGGTCACCACGGCGGCGCTGTCGGCGCTGCTCGACAACGTCACGACTGTCCTGCTGGTCGTGCCGATCACCCTGGCGATCGCCCGCCAGCTCGAGGTCGCGCCCTACCCGTTCCTGTTCGCCGAGATCTTCGCCTCGAACATCGGCGGCACCGCGACCCTGATCGGCGATCCGCCCAACATCCTGATCGGCTCGCAGGCGGGGCTCACCTTCAACGACTTCGTCGTGCACCTGACGCCGATCATCCTGCTGATCATGGCGGTGCAGGCCCTGATCATTCATCTGCTCTGGGGACGCGGCATGCGCGCCAAGGCCGATGCCGAGGCCCGGGTGATGGCCATGGTCGCGGCCGACACCATCGAGGACCGCAAGCTGCTCAAGCAGTCGGTGGTGATCATCGCCGCCGTGATGCTCGGCTTCATCTTCGCCCACCAGCTCCATCTCGAGCCGGCCACCATCGCCATGGTCGGCGCCGCGGCCCTGATGCTGCTCGACAACTGGGCGCATCATTCCGAGAAGGCCTCGCACAACATCCATCAGACCTTCAGCGATGTCGAATGGATCACGATCTTCTTCTTCATCGGCCTGTTCATCGTCGTCCACGGCGTCGAGATCGGCGGGCTGTTGACGCTGTTCGCCAACCAGCTGGTGGCGGTCACCGGCGGCCGGCTCGCCACCACCGGCTACGCGATCCTGTGGGCATCGGCGGTGCTGTCGGCCTTCGTCGACAATATTCCGTTCGTCGCCACCATGATCCCGCTGATCAAGACCATGGCGCCGGCCTTCGGCGGCGTCGACCACATCCAGCCGCTGTGGTGGAGCCTGTCGCTCGGCGCCTGCCTCGGCGGCAACGGCACCCTGATCGGCGCCTCCGCCAATCTGACGGTCGCCGGCCTCGGCGACCGCAACGGCGTGCCCTTCCGGTTCCTGACCTACAGCCTCTACGCCTTCCCGATGATGCTGCTGTCGGTCGCGATCTGCCACGTCTATCTGTGGTGGCGCTATTTCTGA
- a CDS encoding DUF2865 domain-containing protein, whose translation MERGSSTGEVRDFGRRRRPAAHGAAIVLSALLLGTPAAHAGFFDFLFGSGGPQPIFGNETPPAATAPTPRAEVGRSSGYCVRGCDGRYFQIQARGGATPAQMCQAFCPASPTTVYYGSTIDGAVAAGGARYADSENAFLYRKTLKPDCTCNGHDPAGLAPVDISLDTTLRPGDILATSNGLVAYSGIRVGNSQTAEFTPVANYPGLTAEVRAKLGEVKVRPVGAEPYDGGPAVRGSVAPSAAGHGRQTDLD comes from the coding sequence TTGGAACGGGGATCGTCGACAGGAGAGGTTCGGGATTTCGGCCGTCGGCGCCGCCCGGCGGCGCACGGCGCCGCCATTGTGCTGTCGGCGCTGCTGCTCGGCACGCCGGCCGCCCATGCCGGCTTCTTTGATTTCCTGTTCGGTTCCGGCGGCCCGCAGCCGATCTTCGGCAACGAGACGCCGCCGGCCGCGACCGCCCCGACGCCGCGCGCCGAGGTCGGGCGCAGCAGCGGCTACTGCGTGCGCGGCTGCGACGGCCGCTATTTCCAGATTCAGGCGCGCGGCGGCGCGACGCCGGCGCAGATGTGCCAGGCCTTCTGCCCCGCCTCCCCCACGACCGTCTATTACGGCAGCACCATCGACGGCGCGGTCGCGGCCGGCGGCGCACGTTATGCCGACAGCGAGAACGCCTTTCTCTACCGCAAGACCCTCAAGCCCGATTGCACCTGCAACGGCCATGACCCGGCCGGGCTGGCGCCGGTCGATATCTCGCTCGACACCACGTTGCGGCCCGGCGACATCCTCGCCACGTCCAACGGGCTCGTTGCCTATTCCGGCATTCGCGTCGGCAACAGCCAGACCGCCGAATTCACCCCGGTGGCAAACTATCCGGGATTGACCGCCGAGGTTCGGGCGAAGCTCGGCGAGGTCAAGGTGAGGCCGGTCGGCGCCGAGCCTTATGACGGCGGCCCTGCGGTCAGGGGCAGCGTCGCGCCATCCGCCGCCGGCCACGGCAGGCAGACCGATCTCGACTAG